One genomic region from Osmerus eperlanus chromosome 6, fOsmEpe2.1, whole genome shotgun sequence encodes:
- the ankrd2 gene encoding ankyrin repeat domain-containing protein 2 isoform X1 — protein MEGELPWPLNVVNQRIELENVTTEHRRARALRLGHITGDSSNEDEGEKNGEPTNQTVADIQVEARVRKTSSDLRREIVDLGGAENFAELRQKKKTRKKGFSARVPIEMPVLDVVNKDEFMNAAIQGKLNVVVKYLSDGGDPNTCDEVHIHKLRRTALHRASMEGHIMVIQKLLENGADITLKDRLDSRAVHWASRGGRLGVLKVLHSHGADLNVRDKAMSSPLHVATRTGHADVVDFLISNGAKINAKDREGDTALHDAVRLNRYKIVHLLIVAGADTKIQNYAGLIAVEQVKQWQFDTKETLEKLEQLRLVGLIPS, from the exons CATCGCAGAGCCCGTGCCTTGAGACTGGGTCATATTACGGGAGATTCATCCAacgaggacgagggagagaagaaTGGTGAACCCACCAATCAGACAGTTGCTGACATTCAG GTGGAGGCTCGAGTGAGGAAGACCTCCTCTGATCTTCGCAGGGAGATTGTGGATCTGGGAGGCGCTGAAAACTTTGCAGAGCTCCGtcagaagaagaagaccagGAAGAAGGGGTTCTCAGCCAGGGTGCCCATAGAAATGCCCGTG CTGGATGTGGTGAATAAAGATGAATTCATGAACGCAGCCATCCAGGGCAAACTGAACGTCGTGGTGAAGTATTTGTCGGATGGTGGAGATCCGAACACGTGTGACGaggtacacatacacaag CTGCGGAGGACTGCTCTGCACCGAGCATCCATGGAGGGCCACATCATGGTGATCCAGAAGCTTTTGGAGAACGGAGCAGACATCACACTGAAGGACCGG ctGGACTCCAGAGCAGTCCACTGGGCAAGCAGAGGAGGGAGACTGGGCGTGCTCAAAGTCCTCCACAGTCATGGAGCAGATCTCAATGTCAGGGATAAG gccatgAGCTCGCCCCTGCATGTGGCCACCAGGACCGGCCATGCTGATGTGGTGGATTTCTTGATCTCCAACGGCGCCAAGATCAACGCCAAGGACAGG GAGGGAGACACAGCCCTGCACGATGCTGTGCGTCTCAACAGGTACAAGATCGTCCACCTGCTCATAGTGGCGGGAGCGGACACCAAGATCCAAAACTAT GCTGGCCTCATTGCTGTGGAGCAGGTGAAACAGTGGCAGTTTGACACCAAGGAAACCCTGGAGAAGTTGGAGCAGCTTAGACTGGTGGGCCTGATACCctcctaa
- the ankrd2 gene encoding ankyrin repeat domain-containing protein 2 isoform X2, producing the protein MEGELPWPLNVVNQRIELENVTTEHRRARALRLGHITGDSSNEDEGEKNGEPTNQTVADIQVEARVRKTSSDLRREIVDLGGAENFAELRQKKKTRKKGFSARVPIEMPVLDVVNKDEFMNAAIQGKLNVVVKYLSDGGDPNTCDELRRTALHRASMEGHIMVIQKLLENGADITLKDRLDSRAVHWASRGGRLGVLKVLHSHGADLNVRDKAMSSPLHVATRTGHADVVDFLISNGAKINAKDREGDTALHDAVRLNRYKIVHLLIVAGADTKIQNYAGLIAVEQVKQWQFDTKETLEKLEQLRLVGLIPS; encoded by the exons CATCGCAGAGCCCGTGCCTTGAGACTGGGTCATATTACGGGAGATTCATCCAacgaggacgagggagagaagaaTGGTGAACCCACCAATCAGACAGTTGCTGACATTCAG GTGGAGGCTCGAGTGAGGAAGACCTCCTCTGATCTTCGCAGGGAGATTGTGGATCTGGGAGGCGCTGAAAACTTTGCAGAGCTCCGtcagaagaagaagaccagGAAGAAGGGGTTCTCAGCCAGGGTGCCCATAGAAATGCCCGTG CTGGATGTGGTGAATAAAGATGAATTCATGAACGCAGCCATCCAGGGCAAACTGAACGTCGTGGTGAAGTATTTGTCGGATGGTGGAGATCCGAACACGTGTGACGag CTGCGGAGGACTGCTCTGCACCGAGCATCCATGGAGGGCCACATCATGGTGATCCAGAAGCTTTTGGAGAACGGAGCAGACATCACACTGAAGGACCGG ctGGACTCCAGAGCAGTCCACTGGGCAAGCAGAGGAGGGAGACTGGGCGTGCTCAAAGTCCTCCACAGTCATGGAGCAGATCTCAATGTCAGGGATAAG gccatgAGCTCGCCCCTGCATGTGGCCACCAGGACCGGCCATGCTGATGTGGTGGATTTCTTGATCTCCAACGGCGCCAAGATCAACGCCAAGGACAGG GAGGGAGACACAGCCCTGCACGATGCTGTGCGTCTCAACAGGTACAAGATCGTCCACCTGCTCATAGTGGCGGGAGCGGACACCAAGATCCAAAACTAT GCTGGCCTCATTGCTGTGGAGCAGGTGAAACAGTGGCAGTTTGACACCAAGGAAACCCTGGAGAAGTTGGAGCAGCTTAGACTGGTGGGCCTGATACCctcctaa
- the ankrd2 gene encoding ankyrin repeat domain-containing protein 2 isoform X3, which translates to MEGELPWPLNVVNQRIELENVTTEVEARVRKTSSDLRREIVDLGGAENFAELRQKKKTRKKGFSARVPIEMPVLDVVNKDEFMNAAIQGKLNVVVKYLSDGGDPNTCDEVHIHKLRRTALHRASMEGHIMVIQKLLENGADITLKDRLDSRAVHWASRGGRLGVLKVLHSHGADLNVRDKAMSSPLHVATRTGHADVVDFLISNGAKINAKDREGDTALHDAVRLNRYKIVHLLIVAGADTKIQNYAGLIAVEQVKQWQFDTKETLEKLEQLRLVGLIPS; encoded by the exons GTGGAGGCTCGAGTGAGGAAGACCTCCTCTGATCTTCGCAGGGAGATTGTGGATCTGGGAGGCGCTGAAAACTTTGCAGAGCTCCGtcagaagaagaagaccagGAAGAAGGGGTTCTCAGCCAGGGTGCCCATAGAAATGCCCGTG CTGGATGTGGTGAATAAAGATGAATTCATGAACGCAGCCATCCAGGGCAAACTGAACGTCGTGGTGAAGTATTTGTCGGATGGTGGAGATCCGAACACGTGTGACGaggtacacatacacaag CTGCGGAGGACTGCTCTGCACCGAGCATCCATGGAGGGCCACATCATGGTGATCCAGAAGCTTTTGGAGAACGGAGCAGACATCACACTGAAGGACCGG ctGGACTCCAGAGCAGTCCACTGGGCAAGCAGAGGAGGGAGACTGGGCGTGCTCAAAGTCCTCCACAGTCATGGAGCAGATCTCAATGTCAGGGATAAG gccatgAGCTCGCCCCTGCATGTGGCCACCAGGACCGGCCATGCTGATGTGGTGGATTTCTTGATCTCCAACGGCGCCAAGATCAACGCCAAGGACAGG GAGGGAGACACAGCCCTGCACGATGCTGTGCGTCTCAACAGGTACAAGATCGTCCACCTGCTCATAGTGGCGGGAGCGGACACCAAGATCCAAAACTAT GCTGGCCTCATTGCTGTGGAGCAGGTGAAACAGTGGCAGTTTGACACCAAGGAAACCCTGGAGAAGTTGGAGCAGCTTAGACTGGTGGGCCTGATACCctcctaa